One segment of Asaia bogorensis NBRC 16594 DNA contains the following:
- the mnmA gene encoding tRNA 2-thiouridine(34) synthase MnmA, with product MRILVAMSGGVDSSVVAALLKQEGHEVIGATLQLYDHGQAVSKPGACCAGRDILDARAVADRLDIPHYVINAEDRFRSSVMASFADSYARGETPVPCVACNQGVKFTDLLSMARDLGCEAMATGHYVRRIEGEERSELHRPSDSSRDQSWFLFATTQDQLDYLRFPLGDMPNKDAVRQKAEEFGLAIAAKPDSQDICFVPTGTYAEVVEKLRPETSGTGEIVDETGRILGQHEGIARYTVGQSKRLGDIHTKDGRRQIVKRIDATTRRIIVGPKENAGRSEFALRDMNWLIDAPEAGVRCQVQIRAREVTRDAWVYPLAGGARVVLDEAAMPAPGQACVLYRDSRVLGGGFILA from the coding sequence ATGCGTATCCTAGTTGCCATGTCGGGAGGCGTGGACAGTTCCGTAGTGGCCGCGCTCCTGAAACAGGAAGGGCATGAGGTCATCGGCGCCACGTTGCAGCTTTATGATCATGGTCAGGCCGTGTCCAAGCCCGGTGCCTGCTGCGCGGGCCGTGACATTCTTGATGCGCGTGCCGTGGCTGATCGGCTCGATATCCCGCACTACGTCATCAATGCTGAAGATCGTTTTCGCAGCAGCGTGATGGCCAGTTTTGCTGACAGCTATGCACGTGGTGAAACGCCGGTGCCCTGTGTGGCGTGCAATCAGGGCGTTAAATTCACCGATCTGCTGAGCATGGCCCGTGATCTGGGCTGCGAGGCGATGGCGACCGGTCATTATGTGCGGCGTATCGAGGGCGAGGAGCGGTCGGAACTCCATCGCCCGTCCGACAGCTCGCGCGATCAGTCATGGTTCCTGTTCGCGACCACGCAGGACCAGCTCGACTATCTGCGCTTTCCGCTTGGCGATATGCCGAACAAGGATGCAGTGCGTCAGAAAGCCGAGGAATTCGGACTCGCAATCGCCGCCAAGCCCGATAGTCAGGATATCTGCTTCGTCCCCACCGGCACCTATGCCGAAGTGGTTGAGAAGCTGCGCCCCGAAACCAGCGGGACTGGCGAGATTGTCGATGAGACAGGGCGTATCCTGGGCCAGCATGAGGGCATCGCGCGCTACACGGTAGGGCAGAGCAAACGCCTGGGTGACATCCACACGAAGGATGGCCGCCGCCAGATTGTCAAACGCATTGACGCCACGACGCGCCGTATCATCGTGGGTCCCAAGGAAAATGCCGGTCGGAGCGAATTTGCGCTGCGCGACATGAACTGGCTGATCGATGCGCCAGAAGCCGGCGTTCGCTGCCAGGTGCAGATCCGGGCCCGCGAGGTGACGCGTGATGCCTGGGTCTATCCTCTTGCGGGTGGCGCACGTGTCGTGCTGGATGAGGCAGCCATGCCTGCGCCCGGACAGGCCTGCGTTCTTTATCGGGACAGCAGGGTTCTCGGCGGGGGCTTCATTCTCGCCTGA
- the tyrS gene encoding tyrosine--tRNA ligase encodes MAEHALKSPFLKEAQARGYIFQCTDLAALDEAMSKGPVAGYIGFDPTADSLHVGNALSIMMLRLMQKHGHRPIALMGGGTAKIGDPSFRDEARALMSPEKLAHNLSGIEISLRQFLNFGTGSSDAMLVNNADWLDRLSYIELLQDVGVHFSISRMLSFESVKQRLDREQGLTFLEFNYSILQSYDFRELNRRFGAVLQMGGSDQWGNIVAGIDLARRTDGKQVFGLTTPLVTTSSGVKMGKSAKGATWVSAEKLPVFEYWQFWRNTEDADVGRFLKFFTDLPVEECDRLGALEGAEINEAKKILATEATAICHGRDAAQAAAETARQTFEAGAVAADLPSRDLPRAELEAGIPAFRLFGESGLVATNSEARRLIRGGGARLNDQPIQDENRIIGPDDLAEGVLKLSSGKKRHLLLRIV; translated from the coding sequence ATGGCAGAGCACGCGCTGAAAAGTCCTTTCCTGAAAGAGGCTCAGGCTCGGGGCTATATTTTCCAGTGCACCGACCTTGCCGCGCTTGATGAAGCGATGAGCAAGGGCCCGGTGGCAGGCTATATCGGCTTCGACCCAACAGCGGACTCGCTGCATGTGGGCAATGCCCTCTCCATCATGATGCTGCGCCTGATGCAGAAACACGGCCATCGCCCGATTGCCCTCATGGGTGGCGGCACAGCCAAGATCGGCGATCCCTCGTTTCGAGACGAGGCAAGAGCGCTGATGAGCCCGGAAAAACTGGCGCATAATCTGTCCGGTATCGAGATCAGCCTGCGCCAGTTCCTGAATTTCGGCACCGGATCGAGCGACGCCATGCTGGTCAATAATGCCGACTGGCTCGATCGCCTGTCCTATATTGAATTGCTGCAGGATGTCGGCGTGCATTTCTCGATCAGCCGCATGCTGTCATTCGAGAGCGTCAAGCAGCGCCTGGACCGCGAGCAGGGCCTGACATTCCTCGAATTCAACTATTCCATCCTGCAATCCTATGACTTCCGCGAACTGAACCGGCGCTTTGGCGCCGTGCTCCAGATGGGCGGCTCCGACCAGTGGGGCAATATCGTTGCCGGCATCGATCTGGCGCGTCGCACGGATGGCAAGCAGGTCTTTGGCCTGACGACACCGCTGGTGACGACATCATCCGGTGTGAAAATGGGCAAATCGGCCAAGGGTGCCACCTGGGTGAGCGCTGAAAAATTGCCGGTCTTTGAATACTGGCAGTTCTGGCGCAACACGGAAGATGCCGATGTTGGTCGCTTCCTGAAGTTCTTCACGGATCTCCCCGTTGAGGAATGCGATCGTCTCGGCGCGCTTGAAGGGGCCGAGATCAACGAGGCGAAGAAAATCCTTGCCACCGAAGCCACGGCCATCTGCCACGGCCGCGACGCTGCGCAAGCTGCCGCCGAGACCGCACGGCAGACTTTCGAGGCCGGTGCCGTTGCCGCCGATCTTCCCTCGCGCGACCTGCCGCGCGCAGAACTCGAGGCTGGTATTCCGGCGTTCCGTCTGTTTGGCGAGTCGGGGCTGGTAGCGACAAACAGCGAAGCACGCCGCCTGATCAGGGGAGGCGGCGCAAGGCTGAACGATCAGCCCATTCAGGACGAGAACCGGATAATCGGTCCGGATGATCTTGCAGAAGGGGTGCTCAAGCTCTCCTCTGGCAAGAAGCGTCATCTGCTGCTGCGTATCGTCTGA
- a CDS encoding histidine kinase dimerization/phosphoacceptor domain -containing protein encodes MKQRDDWHLTDELDYEQGRGDPFAAAVRATRMPMVITDPGQADNPIVFCNVAFQELTGYDRSEIMGRNCRFLQGPDTDPEAVARVRAAIEEGHDIDVDLLNYRKDGSTFWNALYLSPVRDAKGDIRFFFASQLDVTERVQAQHIINQQKILVEREVERRTADLRDALEAKTILLHEVDHRVKNNLTMIGSLLRLQARTIDDPAIVAKLDSMLERVDALAVVHRQLYQSEDIAAFDIGAFVENLARDVVGSSGRANIRLLLKVRPLMVDSAHASALGLILNEILTNAIKHGFADGRAGVLSLFAGEENRLGTIRICDDGPGMPSVKRTKSIGAALITRLSRQAQAQATWSDNGPGTCVTITFPKSDTF; translated from the coding sequence GTGAAGCAGCGCGACGACTGGCATTTGACGGACGAGCTTGATTACGAACAGGGGCGTGGTGATCCTTTTGCCGCTGCTGTACGAGCCACCCGCATGCCGATGGTGATTACGGACCCGGGTCAGGCCGACAATCCGATCGTTTTCTGCAATGTCGCTTTCCAGGAACTGACGGGATATGACCGTTCCGAGATCATGGGCAGGAACTGCCGCTTTCTGCAGGGGCCCGATACTGATCCCGAGGCCGTCGCCCGGGTTCGGGCGGCCATTGAGGAAGGGCATGATATCGATGTTGACTTGCTGAATTATCGGAAGGACGGGTCAACCTTTTGGAATGCGCTCTATCTCTCTCCCGTACGTGACGCAAAAGGTGATATCCGCTTTTTCTTCGCTTCCCAACTCGATGTGACAGAGCGTGTGCAAGCGCAGCACATCATCAACCAGCAGAAAATACTGGTCGAGCGTGAAGTTGAGCGCCGAACGGCGGATTTGCGAGATGCCCTTGAGGCGAAGACCATCCTCCTTCACGAAGTCGACCATCGTGTGAAGAACAACCTGACCATGATCGGGTCGCTTTTGCGCCTGCAAGCGCGCACGATTGATGATCCGGCGATCGTTGCCAAACTCGATAGCATGCTCGAACGTGTCGATGCGCTTGCTGTGGTCCATCGTCAGCTTTATCAGTCAGAGGATATCGCCGCGTTCGACATTGGCGCTTTTGTTGAAAACCTTGCACGCGACGTCGTCGGGTCGAGTGGCCGCGCAAATATACGTCTACTGTTGAAGGTGCGGCCGCTGATGGTCGATTCAGCCCATGCCTCCGCCCTTGGTCTCATCCTCAACGAGATCCTGACAAATGCCATCAAGCACGGTTTTGCGGATGGTCGGGCAGGCGTGCTCAGTCTGTTCGCCGGGGAGGAAAACAGGCTCGGCACAATCCGTATCTGTGATGACGGTCCGGGCATGCCCTCAGTCAAGCGAACCAAGAGCATAGGTGCGGCCCTGATCACCCGTCTTTCACGTCAGGCCCAAGC
- a CDS encoding ferredoxin family 2Fe-2S iron-sulfur cluster binding protein, whose protein sequence is MPHMIFVEQDGTRREVDAPVGLSVLEVAHKHDIELEGACEGSLACATCHVIVDPEWADKLSAPTDDEEDMLDLAFGLEKTSRLGCQIVMTDALDGLVVRLPKAS, encoded by the coding sequence ATGCCACACATGATTTTCGTCGAGCAGGACGGCACCCGCAGGGAAGTCGATGCGCCGGTCGGCCTCTCCGTACTCGAAGTTGCCCACAAGCACGATATCGAACTCGAAGGCGCCTGTGAGGGCTCGCTGGCCTGCGCCACCTGTCATGTGATTGTCGATCCTGAATGGGCCGACAAGCTTTCGGCGCCGACAGACGACGAGGAAGACATGCTCGATCTCGCCTTCGGGCTCGAAAAGACTTCCCGTCTCGGCTGTCAGATCGTTATGACCGATGCGCTGGACGGTCTGGTTGTGCGTCTGCCCAAGGCTTCCTGA
- a CDS encoding cysteine desulfurase family protein, whose product MIYLDNQATTRCDPEVVAAMLPWFSEHYGNPHSEGHAAGEAAAYAVEEARAAIAALIGAQSREIIFTSGATEANNLAIKGAARFLARQNSPKRRIITVATEHKCVLESVRDLAAEGFEPVILPVGPDGLLAPETLAAALSQPTALVSVMTVNNETGIIQDIPRLSAIAREAGALFHTDAAQAAGKMALDCGLVDLMSLSAHKFYGPKGIGALYVRHRPRARLLPLFSGGGQERGLRSGTLPTPLIAGFGKAATLAKALMPQEQQRLAGLRDQLLAELEEIFPGVRINGASSPRVSSALNLIFPEGGEARALMAALPDVALSTGSACTSADVTPSYVLTAMGLDAKDAARCLRLSVGRFTSTPEIVQALGYFRQAACEVYRTS is encoded by the coding sequence GTGATCTATCTCGATAATCAGGCAACGACGCGTTGTGATCCCGAGGTCGTGGCGGCCATGCTGCCCTGGTTCAGCGAGCATTATGGCAATCCACATAGCGAAGGCCATGCAGCAGGTGAGGCGGCAGCCTATGCCGTTGAAGAGGCACGTGCTGCAATTGCGGCGCTGATCGGGGCGCAGTCACGCGAGATTATCTTTACCTCAGGTGCCACCGAGGCAAATAATCTGGCAATCAAGGGCGCAGCCCGGTTTCTGGCCCGCCAGAACAGTCCGAAGCGTCGCATCATTACTGTTGCGACAGAGCATAAATGCGTTCTGGAGTCGGTGCGCGATCTGGCTGCGGAAGGGTTCGAGCCCGTCATCTTGCCTGTCGGACCCGACGGCTTGCTGGCGCCTGAAACTTTGGCCGCTGCGCTGTCGCAACCGACGGCTCTGGTAAGTGTCATGACGGTCAATAACGAGACAGGCATCATTCAGGATATCCCACGCCTGTCTGCCATAGCCCGTGAGGCAGGCGCGCTGTTCCACACCGATGCCGCACAGGCCGCTGGCAAGATGGCGCTTGATTGCGGTCTGGTCGACCTGATGTCGCTTTCGGCCCATAAGTTCTATGGGCCCAAAGGCATCGGGGCGCTTTATGTGCGCCATCGTCCGAGGGCGCGCCTTCTTCCCCTGTTCTCCGGGGGCGGGCAGGAGAGGGGATTGCGCTCGGGCACCTTGCCGACACCACTGATCGCCGGATTTGGAAAGGCGGCAACGCTCGCGAAGGCGCTGATGCCGCAGGAGCAGCAGCGCCTTGCCGGTCTGCGCGATCAGCTTCTGGCGGAGCTTGAGGAGATCTTTCCCGGGGTGCGCATCAACGGTGCTTCGTCGCCTCGGGTCAGTAGCGCTCTCAACCTCATCTTCCCCGAAGGGGGCGAGGCAAGGGCTCTGATGGCGGCGCTCCCTGATGTGGCCTTGTCCACCGGATCAGCCTGTACCTCGGCTGATGTCACGCCTTCCTATGTTCTGACAGCAATGGGGCTTGATGCGAAAGACGCGGCACGATGCTTGCGTCTGTCGGTCGGACGCTTTACCTCCACGCCCGAGATCGTGCAGGCGCTGGGATATTTCCGTCAGGCAGCCTGCGAGGTCTATCGCACCTCGTAA
- a CDS encoding cysteine desulfurase family protein: MTVYLDANATDVLRDEARLAMLEALSLGGNPSSVHGPGRVARRALEEARDRMGRYCGVGPEQVVFTSGGTEANMLAIHALTQGDGLPGGTTRRPLIGATEHDAVRMARPDAVILPVLADGTLCLDALEKALADGVPALVCCMAANNETGIIHPMQEIAALCARHGALLHVDAVQVAGRMALPRGSVTSLALSGHKAGGIMGAGALILGAEGHITPLIRGGGQERGRRGGTPPLPAILGMMAALEASRQQDWREIARLRDKVDEAAVACGARVTGDRKAPRLPNTTSLILWGVPAQTQLMMLDLQGFAVSTGSACSSGKVSASHVLQAMGLGEAAANAIRVSLPWNITEEQIDRFIEAYTSMALRLGAKAA; this comes from the coding sequence ATGACCGTTTATCTTGATGCCAATGCTACTGACGTTTTGCGTGACGAAGCCAGATTGGCGATGCTTGAGGCACTGTCGCTTGGGGGCAATCCCTCCTCGGTGCATGGGCCGGGACGCGTTGCGCGCCGGGCGCTAGAGGAGGCGCGTGACCGCATGGGTCGCTATTGCGGCGTAGGGCCGGAGCAGGTCGTTTTCACCTCGGGCGGAACCGAGGCGAACATGTTGGCCATACACGCCCTGACGCAGGGAGATGGCCTGCCCGGCGGGACGACGCGACGGCCGCTGATTGGTGCGACGGAGCATGACGCCGTAAGAATGGCGCGTCCCGATGCCGTGATCCTGCCCGTGCTGGCAGATGGGACACTCTGCCTCGACGCGCTGGAAAAGGCGCTTGCTGATGGCGTACCGGCGCTCGTCTGCTGCATGGCCGCCAATAACGAGACAGGAATTATTCATCCGATGCAGGAAATCGCTGCGCTTTGCGCACGCCACGGGGCTCTGCTTCATGTCGATGCGGTGCAGGTGGCGGGGCGTATGGCGTTACCCCGTGGTTCGGTCACAAGCCTCGCACTGTCCGGGCACAAGGCGGGTGGCATCATGGGGGCGGGCGCCTTGATTCTGGGGGCAGAGGGACACATCACTCCGCTCATCCGTGGCGGCGGCCAGGAGCGTGGCAGGCGCGGAGGCACGCCGCCACTCCCCGCAATCCTCGGCATGATGGCCGCGCTTGAAGCATCCCGCCAACAGGACTGGCGCGAGATTGCGAGGCTTCGTGACAAGGTGGATGAGGCGGCGGTCGCCTGCGGTGCACGTGTAACCGGAGATCGCAAGGCACCGCGCCTGCCTAATACGACCTCGCTGATCCTGTGGGGTGTGCCGGCTCAGACGCAACTCATGATGCTGGACCTGCAGGGCTTTGCCGTTTCAACAGGGTCGGCCTGCTCCTCCGGCAAGGTATCGGCCTCGCATGTCCTTCAGGCCATGGGGCTGGGTGAGGCGGCTGCCAATGCCATCCGAGTCTCATTGCCCTGGAACATCACCGAGGAGCAGATTGACCGTTTTATCGAGGCCTATACGTCCATGGCGCTTCGTCTGGGGGCCAAGGCAGCGTGA
- a CDS encoding lysozyme, which produces MMDDSIRIATALLRRDDFEGLRLAPYLCPAGYWTIGIGNRFLADGSPVTARTPPLTENDALTLLQSTLTDLRKELRDAISVPLTPYQEGALLSWQFNIGSAAMYHSTLRRLLNQGQYSAAGEQLLRWDKACVKGEMVALPGLRKRRQLERAVYFGRAVTGISHNI; this is translated from the coding sequence ATGATGGATGATTCAATCAGGATCGCCACGGCGCTTTTGCGTCGGGACGATTTCGAGGGGCTGCGCCTTGCGCCCTATCTTTGCCCTGCGGGTTACTGGACGATTGGTATTGGCAACCGGTTTCTCGCTGATGGCAGTCCGGTCACAGCAAGAACACCCCCGCTGACAGAAAACGACGCACTGACCCTACTGCAGAGCACTTTGACTGACCTGCGTAAGGAACTGCGTGACGCCATTTCCGTCCCTCTAACGCCATATCAGGAAGGAGCGCTCCTGTCCTGGCAATTCAATATTGGTAGCGCGGCGATGTATCACTCGACTTTGCGCCGCCTGCTCAATCAGGGTCAATACAGCGCCGCGGGTGAGCAACTGCTCCGCTGGGACAAAGCCTGCGTGAAGGGCGAGATGGTTGCCCTACCCGGGCTCAGAAAGCGCCGCCAACTCGAGCGTGCCGTCTATTTCGGACGAGCTGTAACAGGCATCTCACACAATATCTGA
- a CDS encoding sensor histidine kinase: MPITLGPRSRTAFRRSISGIYLLLFPLPWLTRGGSLAGIVAFIAGAAVFLALPFLPGRLAVPIAVRALIYAFIGILLIPFHGYWGVFFISAAATCGAITNRRLGLTMLAVILCICASLTWLAYEDLIGCLITIIVAIGTFATMVLSMDLHQRNEALAAAQEEIRSLTLIAERERLARDLHDTLGQSLTIIALKSELAHRHLPHDTSKAQDELDEIGQRARNALAETRQVVSDMRVTSLRDELASGVVALNDAGISTETSGEPGLMPAYAEAVLAFALREALTNILRHANAATCHIAFRQRATAVFELMVRDQTGLHHDSNILLSFREGNGISGMRRRLAEIDGRLDLTPRPDGLTLIITLGDLS; this comes from the coding sequence ATGCCTATCACCCTCGGCCCCCGTTCCCGCACCGCCTTTCGCCGCAGTATCTCGGGCATCTACCTGCTTCTCTTTCCCCTTCCCTGGCTCACGCGTGGCGGAAGTTTGGCAGGAATCGTCGCCTTCATCGCGGGGGCGGCCGTATTTCTGGCGCTACCTTTTCTGCCAGGTCGACTTGCCGTGCCGATTGCAGTCAGGGCCCTGATCTATGCCTTCATAGGTATCCTGCTCATACCGTTCCACGGCTATTGGGGGGTATTCTTCATCTCGGCCGCAGCGACATGCGGTGCCATCACGAACCGGCGCCTCGGTCTCACGATGCTCGCCGTCATACTATGCATCTGTGCATCGCTGACATGGCTCGCCTATGAGGATCTCATTGGATGCCTGATCACGATTATTGTCGCCATCGGTACTTTCGCCACCATGGTGCTGTCGATGGATCTGCATCAGAGAAACGAGGCGCTTGCCGCGGCGCAGGAGGAGATACGCTCCCTCACCCTCATCGCAGAGCGAGAACGTCTCGCGCGTGACCTCCACGATACGCTCGGTCAATCTCTGACGATCATTGCGCTGAAATCCGAACTTGCCCATCGTCATCTGCCGCACGACACCAGCAAGGCGCAGGACGAACTGGACGAGATTGGTCAGCGAGCGCGCAACGCTCTGGCTGAAACGCGTCAGGTCGTATCGGATATGCGCGTGACCTCTCTGCGGGATGAACTCGCTTCTGGTGTCGTCGCATTGAATGACGCAGGAATATCCACGGAGACATCAGGCGAACCGGGGCTGATGCCCGCATACGCCGAGGCGGTCCTCGCCTTTGCCCTGCGTGAGGCGCTGACCAATATCCTGCGCCACGCCAACGCCGCGACCTGTCATATCGCATTCCGGCAACGCGCGACGGCGGTGTTCGAGCTTATGGTTCGTGATCAGACCGGGCTCCACCATGACAGCAATATTTTGTTATCATTCCGAGAAGGGAATGGTATAAGCGGAATGCGTCGCCGCCTGGCCGAGATCGATGGACGACTTGATTTGACCCCACGACCAGACGGCCTGACCCTCATCATCACGCTTGGAGACCTGTCATGA
- a CDS encoding alpha/beta hydrolase, with the protein MPEVMFAGPDGRLEGRYHHSDEPNAPLALVLHPHPLHGGTMNNRITYTMYRSFEKMGFSVMRYNSRGVGRSQGRYDGGIGEISDAAAALDWMQMVNPNSSELWIAGYSFGAFVGMQLLMRRPEISGWISVAPPANDYDFGFLAPCPCGGLMIAGDKDDMAPEPGIRKLVDKLNTQKNVEVDYRVFEGANHIFASEADKVAHALEDHVTVMRNRRVLAIAAD; encoded by the coding sequence ATGCCAGAAGTCATGTTCGCCGGCCCTGATGGCCGGTTGGAGGGTCGTTACCACCATTCTGACGAGCCTAACGCGCCGCTCGCTCTGGTTCTGCATCCGCACCCGCTTCATGGCGGGACCATGAACAACCGCATTACCTACACAATGTACCGGTCGTTCGAGAAAATGGGTTTTTCCGTCATGCGCTACAATTCGCGTGGCGTGGGGCGTTCTCAAGGCCGCTATGATGGCGGTATCGGAGAAATTTCAGACGCCGCAGCCGCGCTGGACTGGATGCAGATGGTCAACCCGAACTCAAGCGAGTTGTGGATTGCCGGCTACTCCTTTGGTGCGTTCGTGGGCATGCAGCTTCTGATGCGCCGCCCTGAAATCAGCGGCTGGATCAGCGTGGCACCACCCGCCAATGACTATGATTTCGGCTTTCTGGCCCCCTGCCCCTGCGGTGGCCTGATGATCGCTGGCGACAAGGACGACATGGCCCCGGAGCCGGGCATCCGCAAGCTGGTTGACAAGCTGAACACGCAGAAGAATGTCGAGGTTGATTACCGCGTATTCGAGGGCGCCAACCACATCTTTGCCAGCGAGGCCGACAAGGTCGCCCACGCGCTGGAAGACCATGTGACTGTCATGCGCAACCGTCGCGTTCTGGCTATCGCCGCCGACTGA
- the dksA gene encoding RNA polymerase-binding protein DksA, protein MITLPPDYRPSDDEEFMNPLQVEFFRQKLLRWRNDLLKEANLTLASLSEGGIHEADVTDRASVETDRALELRTRDRARKLIGKINLALQRVENGSYGFCEETGEPIGLRRLEARPIATMSIEAQERHERMEKIHRDD, encoded by the coding sequence ATGATCACGCTCCCACCGGATTATCGGCCCTCCGACGACGAAGAGTTCATGAATCCGCTTCAGGTGGAGTTCTTCCGGCAGAAATTGCTGCGTTGGCGCAATGACCTTCTCAAGGAAGCCAATCTGACGCTCGCCAGCCTGTCCGAAGGCGGAATCCACGAGGCCGATGTCACTGATCGTGCAAGCGTCGAGACAGACAGGGCCCTTGAGTTGAGAACGCGTGACCGCGCCCGCAAGCTGATTGGCAAGATCAACCTTGCCCTGCAGCGTGTCGAAAACGGCTCGTATGGCTTTTGCGAGGAAACGGGCGAGCCTATCGGCCTTCGTCGCCTTGAGGCCCGCCCCATCGCCACGATGTCGATCGAAGCGCAGGAGCGCCACGAGCGTATGGAAAAAATTCATCGCGACGACTGA
- a CDS encoding response regulator transcription factor, whose amino-acid sequence MRQKLRLVLAEDQVMLRDAFAALLSMESDFEIVGKAANGLEALTLSRSERPDILLTDIEMPGMSGIELAETLQAEKARTVVVIVTTFARAGYMKRALNAGVRGYLLKDAPLSELAGALRNVGRGGRAIDPGLAQQVWDAAHDPLNSRDRAILRLVESGRSSEQIATFFELSPGTLRNCFSDIIQKIGARNRVEASRIARQNGWL is encoded by the coding sequence ATGAGGCAGAAGCTGCGCCTCGTTCTTGCCGAAGATCAGGTCATGCTGCGCGATGCCTTCGCGGCGCTTTTGTCGATGGAATCCGATTTCGAAATCGTGGGCAAGGCAGCTAATGGGCTTGAAGCCCTGACCCTGTCGCGGTCGGAGCGCCCCGATATCCTCCTCACCGACATTGAAATGCCGGGAATGAGCGGCATCGAACTGGCGGAAACCCTTCAGGCTGAGAAAGCCCGAACCGTGGTGGTGATTGTTACGACCTTCGCCCGCGCTGGCTATATGAAGCGTGCACTCAATGCAGGGGTCCGGGGTTATCTGCTCAAGGATGCGCCGTTGAGCGAGCTGGCTGGCGCTTTGCGTAACGTCGGGCGGGGAGGACGCGCCATCGATCCTGGTCTCGCGCAGCAGGTTTGGGACGCTGCTCATGATCCCCTGAATTCCCGCGACCGCGCGATATTGCGCCTGGTGGAGTCCGGACGCTCCAGCGAACAGATCGCAACATTCTTCGAGCTCTCGCCCGGCACGTTGCGCAACTGCTTTTCAGATATCATTCAGAAGATAGGTGCCCGTAACCGTGTCGAGGCGAGCCGTATTGCAAGGCAGAATGGCTGGCTCTGA
- a CDS encoding glutathione S-transferase family protein, translating into MDCLVIGTRRYSSWSLRGWLAVRCAGLNVPDEVIALRGGGQTSEIHEISPNGMVPYLVHQGARIWESLAICEYCAEVAPVLWPADRVARAVARSVASEMHAGFRALRIAMPMNLGRTNRPLLETGDDVLADIARIDRIWCETRERFGATGPYLFGADFCAADIMFAPVVSRFTSYGVTLSAVGEAYRLAVLDHPLMREWAHLAALEPVSWQLERYESLA; encoded by the coding sequence ATGGATTGCCTCGTCATCGGAACGCGCCGCTACTCCTCCTGGTCTCTGAGAGGGTGGCTCGCCGTGCGCTGCGCCGGGCTGAACGTGCCGGATGAGGTTATCGCGCTGCGCGGGGGCGGACAGACGAGCGAAATCCACGAGATATCCCCCAATGGGATGGTGCCCTATCTGGTGCATCAGGGTGCCCGGATATGGGAAAGCCTTGCGATCTGCGAATACTGCGCTGAGGTCGCGCCCGTATTGTGGCCGGCGGATCGCGTGGCGCGCGCGGTGGCCCGCAGCGTGGCCAGTGAGATGCATGCAGGCTTTCGTGCCTTGCGTATCGCTATGCCCATGAATCTTGGTCGGACAAACCGCCCTTTGCTCGAAACAGGCGATGACGTGCTGGCGGACATCGCCAGAATCGATCGGATATGGTGCGAGACACGCGAGCGCTTCGGTGCAACCGGCCCCTATCTTTTCGGCGCTGATTTCTGCGCTGCTGATATCATGTTCGCACCGGTGGTCTCACGTTTCACTTCCTATGGGGTAACGCTTTCGGCTGTTGGTGAAGCTTATCGGCTCGCTGTACTCGATCATCCCCTCATGCGGGAATGGGCGCATCTCGCCGCGTTGGAACCCGTTTCCTGGCAGCTTGAGCGTTACGAATCACTCGCCTGA